Genomic DNA from Paenibacillus borealis:
GCCAGAAGCCGATTAAGAGATCGGCTCTGCCTCTACAATTACCTTAATGTTGGTGATGCTGCGGTCCTCGGGGCCTTTGACCGGCAGGCCGATTTCCACATGGTCAATGATATAGTCGATGTTATCTTGGGTAATAACTTCACCAGGGAGAAGAATCGGGATGCCCGGCGGATAAACATAGATGAATTCTGCAATAATGTAGCCTGCAGACTCCCGGAAGGGAACCAGCTGTGTATCGGCGTAGAAGGCATCTCTTGGAATCAGGGCCAGCTGCGGAATATTCGGCACCTGAACCTTAAGCTCGTAGATTTCACCCTTGCTGTAATGGATCGCTGAGAGCACGCGCAGCGCGGCTAGCAACTTATCTACCGACTCCTGGGTATCTCCAGGGGTAATCAGGCAAAGAATATTATACATGTCGCTGAGTTCTACTTCGATGTTATACTTCTGGCGCAGCCAGTTCTCGGTCTCATATCCGGTAATACCCAAATGGCGGACGTGAATGTTAAGCTTGGTCGGGTCGAGATTAAAGGTTGCCTCTGTGCCGAGAATTTCTTTGCCGAAGCTGTACAAGCCTTCGATGCTGTTAATAGCTTCCCGCGCATAGTTGGACAGGGCGATGGTTCTCGATGCCATCTCATGGCCGTTCAGAGCCAGGTTGCGTCTGGAGGTATCCAGAGAAGCAAGCAGAATATATGAAGTTGAAGTTGTGGTCAGCATGCTGAGAATGGTCTGTACCCGCTGGGGGTTAACAAGGCCTGTCTTGGCATTGAGATTCAGTACCGAGCTCTGCGTCATGGAGCCGCCCAGTTTATGCACGCTGGTTGCTGCCATATCCGCACCGGCCTGCATGGCCGATACCGGTAATTCCTCATGAAAATGAATCAATACTCCATGTGCCTCGTCCACAAGTACGGGAACCCCGTAACTGTGGGCCAGGTCGACAATCGAACGCAGGTCGGCGCATACGCCGAAATACGTCGGATTGATAACGAGGACACCCTTGGCATCCGGATGGCGCCTTAAAGCCCGTTCGAGCGAGCTGGTGGTTATGCCGTGGTCTATCCCAAGATTCTCATCCTGTACAGGAGAGACAAAAATAGGCTTGGCTCCGGAGAAAATAATCGCCGACATCACGGATTTGTGAATATTGCGCGGTACAATTATTTTGTCTCCTTCCGAGCAGACAGAGAGGATCATAGTCATGATGGCATTGCTCGTGCCTTGTACACTGAAATACGTGTAATCGGCGCCGAAGGCCTCTGCAGCCAGCTTCTGAGCTTCAAGAATTACCCCGGTGGGCTGATGAAGGTCATCAAGCGGTGCAATATTGATCAAATCTATGGATAGAGCGTTATCGCCGATAAACTCACGGAATTCGGCATCGGTCCCTAGCCCCTTCTTATGTCCCGGAATATGAAATTGAACTGGGTTTCCGGCGGCATGCTTTTTGAGAGCTGTGAAGAGGGGAGTTACATGTTGATCCATTTAATGCTGTCACAACCTTTCGCGAAGATTCGATTTTTCAAAATATAAGGAAGTATTAGTTTACGCTATACTTTATCCTTATATTTCTCGCTGAAACGGATACCGTCCATTAGAGGACGGACTAGCCATTTCTGCTTGAGCAAGCATCAGTATAACAAATCAATCAACATAATACTAGGATGTGATGAAATGTCTGGCAAAGTAGCGCAGCGTATGCATATCAATTTAGCCTCACCGTTCATTGTGGAGATGTGGGTCATTATTTTTCTGGTCGAATTCGTCAAAGGATCGCTGCTGGTAGCTCTGCTGCCAGTCTACATGGAGAATATTCTGGGCCTCTCGGTAACGGTGGTCGGCTTCGCCTTTGCACTGCAGTATCTGGGGGACAATCTCTTCCGCAGCCCGTTTGGCTGGGTGATGGAGCGGATAGGCTACCGCTGGACGATGACAGGTGCGCTGCTGTTGATTCTGGTGGCTGTCGGAATGATCATCTATGCCAAGGATGCAACCACATTGTCTATTGCCTGTCTGGTCCTGGGCATCGGGACTTCGCCGCTATGGCCTTGTACCATGACCGGCATTACCGAACTTGCCGGTTCTACGGAAAGCGGCAGCAGCGGGGCGGCTATGGGCGCTGTGGAGATGGCATCGCTGGCCGGTACCGGGATCGGGCCGATCATTGTCAATTTCATGATGGATCATGGCGGTCAGGGCTACCGTACGGTCTTTCTGGTATTGATGGGCTTCGCCGCCGCTGTTGTGGCTGTGGCGCTGCTGCTGCCGTCCCGGATTGGCGGCCATGCGCCTCATGTCGTCCGTGAGATGAATGCTGATGGAGCGGGTGCGCCACGTACGCCGCTGCGGCCGCTGCAGAGCCTGAAGCGGACCTGGCATCAGGTCAGAACTTCC
This window encodes:
- a CDS encoding aminotransferase class I/II-fold pyridoxal phosphate-dependent enzyme, which codes for MDQHVTPLFTALKKHAAGNPVQFHIPGHKKGLGTDAEFREFIGDNALSIDLINIAPLDDLHQPTGVILEAQKLAAEAFGADYTYFSVQGTSNAIMTMILSVCSEGDKIIVPRNIHKSVMSAIIFSGAKPIFVSPVQDENLGIDHGITTSSLERALRRHPDAKGVLVINPTYFGVCADLRSIVDLAHSYGVPVLVDEAHGVLIHFHEELPVSAMQAGADMAATSVHKLGGSMTQSSVLNLNAKTGLVNPQRVQTILSMLTTTSTSYILLASLDTSRRNLALNGHEMASRTIALSNYAREAINSIEGLYSFGKEILGTEATFNLDPTKLNIHVRHLGITGYETENWLRQKYNIEVELSDMYNILCLITPGDTQESVDKLLAALRVLSAIHYSKGEIYELKVQVPNIPQLALIPRDAFYADTQLVPFRESAGYIIAEFIYVYPPGIPILLPGEVITQDNIDYIIDHVEIGLPVKGPEDRSITNIKVIVEAEPIS
- a CDS encoding MFS transporter encodes the protein MSGKVAQRMHINLASPFIVEMWVIIFLVEFVKGSLLVALLPVYMENILGLSVTVVGFAFALQYLGDNLFRSPFGWVMERIGYRWTMTGALLLILVAVGMIIYAKDATTLSIACLVLGIGTSPLWPCTMTGITELAGSTESGSSGAAMGAVEMASLAGTGIGPIIVNFMMDHGGQGYRTVFLVLMGFAAAVVAVALLLPSRIGGHAPHVVREMNADGAGAPRTPLRPLQSLKRTWHQVRTSLKVSRLLFPALFLQAFAIGLMTPVVTLFARSELHVTPNQFSLLLIAGGGITVLALIPAGKLVDKIGTSVFLNIGFLLAACSLAFFSQVRWLPLAFVAVALVGISYALILPAWNAFLAKQVPKGERGTVWGLFLTLQGSGMVAGPVLSGKLWDSVSHSAPFLASAGVMVLLFGLHLLIVHRTKLKQGSAH